From Pseudomonas fluorescens, one genomic window encodes:
- a CDS encoding type IV pilus twitching motility protein PilT: protein MDITELLAFSVKQGASDLHLSTGLPPMIRVDGDVRRINLPAQDASQVNAFIHRVMNDQQRTQFAQALELDFSFETAGIARFRVNAFQQHRGPGAVFRTVASKVPSLADLGLADVFRRIAETSRGLVLVTGPTGCGKSTTLAAMVDHLNSHRHQHILTIEDPIEFIHEPRKCLINQREVQRDTHSFATALRSALREDPDVILVGELRDLESIRLAMTAAETGHLVFATLHTGSAAKTVDRIVDVFPGDEKAMARSMLAESLQAVVSQVLVKKVGGGRVAAHEIMLGTPAIRNLIREDKVAQIYSSIQTGGALGMQTLDMSLKSLLGKGLISREHAREHARSMEGF, encoded by the coding sequence ATGGATATCACTGAGCTACTGGCCTTCAGCGTCAAACAAGGCGCTTCGGACTTGCACCTGTCCACCGGCTTGCCACCGATGATCCGGGTCGACGGTGACGTGCGACGGATCAACCTTCCGGCGCAGGACGCCAGCCAGGTCAATGCGTTTATCCACCGCGTCATGAACGATCAGCAGCGGACGCAGTTCGCCCAGGCCCTGGAACTGGATTTTTCCTTCGAGACAGCAGGTATTGCCCGTTTTCGGGTCAATGCCTTCCAACAGCATCGTGGGCCAGGTGCGGTATTTCGCACCGTCGCCAGCAAAGTGCCGAGCCTGGCGGACTTGGGTCTGGCGGATGTGTTTCGGCGTATTGCCGAGACTTCGCGGGGCCTGGTGCTGGTGACCGGGCCGACCGGTTGCGGCAAGTCGACGACTCTGGCGGCGATGGTCGATCACCTCAACAGTCACCGGCACCAGCACATCCTGACCATTGAGGACCCCATCGAGTTTATCCACGAGCCGCGCAAATGCCTGATCAATCAGCGTGAAGTGCAGCGCGACACCCACAGCTTCGCCACGGCGCTGCGCTCGGCCCTGCGTGAAGACCCGGATGTGATTCTGGTGGGGGAGTTGCGTGACCTGGAGAGCATTCGCCTGGCAATGACTGCGGCCGAGACCGGGCATCTGGTATTTGCCACCTTGCATACGGGGTCGGCAGCGAAAACCGTTGACCGGATCGTGGACGTCTTCCCCGGCGATGAGAAAGCCATGGCCCGCTCAATGCTCGCCGAGTCATTGCAGGCGGTGGTGTCCCAGGTGCTGGTGAAGAAGGTCGGCGGCGGTCGGGTCGCGGCGCACGAGATCATGCTGGGCACGCCGGCGATCCGTAATTTGATTCGCGAGGACAAGGTGGCGCAGATATATTCGTCGATCCAGACCGGCGGGGCGCTGGGCATGCAGACTCTGGACATGAGCCTGAAGTCGTTGCTCGGCAAAGGCTTGATCAGCCGTGAGCATGCG